GATCCCTCCCCCATTCGCCACTTATAGCCACGGCGTTGAGGTACCGGCAAACGCACGATTGTTGTTCGTATCTGGACAACTCAGCGTTTCTTTGACCGAGCCCATCCCTGAAGACACCGAGTCGCAGGCAGGTCTGATTTTTAAGAATATCGGTTCGATCCTTGAATCCGCCGGTATGAGCTTGAACAACCTGGTTCGCATCAATGCCTACGTCACTGGTCGAGAACATCTTCAACCGTACATGAAAGTAAGGGACGAATTATTCTCTCAACCGGCTCCCGCATCGACCTTAATGATCGTGTCTGGGTTTGCCCGCGAAGCATTTACCGTCGAGATAGAGGTGATCGCTGCGGCAGATTCGTGAACAAGGCCTAG
This genomic stretch from Opitutia bacterium ISCC 52 harbors:
- a CDS encoding RidA family protein: MFKYITPEEIPPPFATYSHGVEVPANARLLFVSGQLSVSLTEPIPEDTESQAGLIFKNIGSILESAGMSLNNLVRINAYVTGREHLQPYMKVRDELFSQPAPASTLMIVSGFAREAFTVEIEVIAAADS